One stretch of Actinacidiphila sp. DG2A-62 DNA includes these proteins:
- a CDS encoding amidohydrolase, with translation MQKSTTHPADRFYRDIGDDVGRRAQRLWQIALDLHRRPELAFQERYAARLLTAELEGAGFAVERGAAGMDTAFVARTGTGGPPRVALLLEYDALPEIDHACGHHLIATAGLGAGLALRTALAGVDGTVLVVGTPAEESGGGKVIATRAGLFDGVDAALMVHPGVHDWAWAPLAASGQVRIGFHGRAAHPLGAPGEGINALDALVDLYADVRALNRTLGPGSHVQGIVTHGGEATNVIPPYAEGLFGLRGATTAVRDELATDLADRARRVARATGTRVEISTADRGYHHFRDNPPLSGRFAGHLARAGIELREPEPGVFLGSSDIGDVSTRVPALHPFVAITDSGSDHTPRFAAAGAGDRARAVMLACAEALARTAADVLVCDGFREEIWKRWRDAPG, from the coding sequence GTGCAGAAGTCGACGACACACCCGGCCGACCGGTTCTACCGGGACATCGGCGACGACGTCGGCCGTCGCGCACAGCGACTGTGGCAGATCGCGCTGGACCTGCACCGTCGTCCTGAACTCGCCTTCCAGGAACGCTACGCCGCGCGGCTGCTCACGGCCGAGCTGGAGGGCGCGGGTTTCGCGGTGGAGCGCGGGGCGGCCGGCATGGACACGGCCTTCGTGGCCCGTACCGGCACCGGCGGCCCGCCCCGGGTCGCGCTCCTGCTGGAATACGACGCCCTGCCGGAGATCGACCACGCGTGCGGGCACCATCTGATCGCGACCGCCGGACTCGGCGCCGGGCTGGCCCTGCGTACGGCGCTGGCCGGCGTCGACGGCACCGTGCTGGTCGTCGGCACCCCGGCCGAGGAGTCCGGCGGGGGCAAGGTGATCGCGACGCGGGCGGGGCTCTTCGACGGCGTGGACGCCGCGCTCATGGTCCACCCCGGGGTGCACGACTGGGCCTGGGCTCCCCTGGCGGCCTCCGGCCAGGTCCGCATCGGGTTCCACGGCCGCGCCGCACATCCGCTCGGCGCGCCCGGGGAGGGCATCAACGCGCTCGACGCGCTCGTGGACCTGTATGCGGACGTGCGCGCGCTGAACCGCACCCTCGGCCCCGGTTCGCACGTCCAGGGCATCGTGACGCACGGCGGCGAGGCCACCAATGTCATCCCGCCCTACGCGGAGGGCCTGTTCGGGCTGCGCGGCGCGACCACGGCGGTCCGCGACGAGCTGGCCACGGACCTGGCCGACCGTGCCCGCCGGGTGGCCCGCGCGACGGGTACGAGAGTCGAGATCTCCACCGCGGACCGCGGCTACCACCACTTCCGTGACAATCCCCCGCTCTCGGGGCGGTTCGCCGGTCATCTGGCCCGCGCGGGCATCGAGCTGCGCGAACCGGAGCCGGGGGTGTTCCTGGGCTCCTCCGACATCGGCGACGTCAGCACACGGGTGCCCGCGCTGCACCCGTTCGTCGCGATCACCGACTCCGGCTCCGACCACACCCCCCGGTTCGCCGCCGCCGGAGCGGGCGACCGCGCCCGCGCCGTGATGCTCGCCTGCGCCGAGGCCCTGGCGCGTACGGCCGCCGACGTACTGGTGTGCGACGGCTTTCGCGAGGAGATCTGGAAGCGCTGGCGTGACGCGCCCGGCTGA
- a CDS encoding lyase family protein, producing MTRTGGALPGPAVDLGLLSPVWAGTPVEAAAADGAWLQAMLDAEAALARAQARLGTLPGWAAEAITAAARAERIDLRAVALAARETANPVVALVRELTAVVAADRPEAAEYVHRGSTSQDILDTGAMLVCTRSLALVRADLDRTADALGRLAGEHRDTLAAGRTLALHAVPTTFGLKAAGWREVVLDASELVGRVLDGGLPVSLGGAAGTLAGYLEYAALDGAAARGSGDGSDAGRAGEQGRPAVGDVRRPDPGDYLDRLTAAFADETGLAVRLLPWHALRTPVADVAAALAFTAGALGKMAADVQTLARTEVGEVSEPAVAGRGGSSAMPHKRNPVLSTLIRSAALQVPVLAAGLTQCLVSEDERSAGAWHAEWQPLRACLLLTGGAAHTAVELAEGLVVRPERMRANVELTGSQVVSERIAAVLAPLVGKARAKALLTDASIEADLSGRPLTAVLAEVPEVARRLDAEALAELADPAGYTGAASPSSPAPSPVSPRVDPARPGPGRSAGPGGRLRSGG from the coding sequence ATGACGCGGACCGGGGGCGCCCTGCCGGGGCCCGCCGTCGACCTGGGCCTGCTCTCCCCCGTGTGGGCGGGCACGCCGGTGGAGGCCGCGGCGGCCGACGGCGCCTGGCTGCAGGCGATGCTCGACGCCGAGGCGGCCCTCGCCCGGGCCCAGGCCCGGCTGGGCACGCTGCCCGGCTGGGCCGCCGAGGCGATCACCGCGGCGGCGCGCGCCGAGCGCATCGACCTGCGGGCGGTGGCGCTCGCCGCGCGGGAGACCGCGAACCCGGTCGTCGCCCTGGTACGGGAGTTGACCGCGGTGGTGGCCGCGGACCGCCCGGAGGCGGCGGAGTACGTCCACCGCGGCTCGACCAGCCAGGACATCCTGGACACCGGCGCGATGCTGGTGTGCACGCGATCACTGGCCCTGGTCCGGGCCGATCTGGACCGGACCGCGGACGCGCTCGGCCGCCTCGCCGGCGAGCACCGCGACACGCTGGCCGCCGGCCGCACCCTGGCACTGCACGCGGTGCCCACCACCTTCGGGCTGAAGGCCGCCGGCTGGCGGGAGGTGGTGCTCGACGCCTCGGAACTGGTCGGCCGGGTGCTGGACGGCGGCCTGCCGGTGTCGCTCGGCGGGGCGGCGGGCACGCTCGCCGGGTATCTGGAGTACGCGGCGCTCGACGGGGCGGCCGCGAGAGGGTCCGGCGACGGCAGCGACGCGGGTCGCGCAGGCGAACAGGGCCGGCCTGCCGTCGGGGACGTCCGGCGGCCGGACCCCGGGGACTACCTCGACCGGCTGACCGCCGCGTTCGCCGACGAGACGGGCCTGGCCGTACGGCTGCTGCCCTGGCACGCGCTGCGCACGCCCGTCGCGGACGTCGCGGCGGCGCTGGCGTTCACCGCGGGCGCGCTGGGCAAGATGGCCGCCGATGTGCAGACGCTCGCCAGGACCGAGGTCGGGGAGGTCTCGGAGCCGGCCGTGGCCGGGCGCGGCGGGTCCTCGGCGATGCCGCACAAGCGCAATCCGGTGCTCTCCACGCTGATCCGCAGTGCCGCGCTCCAAGTGCCGGTGCTGGCGGCCGGGTTGACCCAGTGCCTGGTGTCGGAGGACGAGCGGTCGGCGGGGGCCTGGCACGCCGAGTGGCAGCCGCTGCGCGCGTGCCTGCTGCTGACCGGCGGGGCCGCGCACACCGCCGTCGAGCTGGCCGAGGGCCTCGTCGTCAGGCCCGAACGGATGCGCGCCAACGTGGAGTTGACGGGCAGCCAGGTGGTGTCGGAACGGATCGCCGCAGTCCTCGCGCCCCTCGTCGGCAAGGCCCGGGCCAAGGCGCTGCTCACCGACGCCTCGATCGAGGCGGACCTGAGCGGGCGGCCGCTCACCGCGGTGCTCGCCGAGGTCCCCGAGGTCGCGCGGCGCCTGGACGCCGAGGCCCTCGCCGAGCTCGCCGACCCGGCCGGATACACGGGCGCGGCCTCCCCCTCGTCGCCCGCGCCCTCACCCGTCAGCCCCCGAGTTGACCCGGCCCGGCCCGGACCCGGCCGTTCGGCCGGCCCCGGCGGCCGACTCCGGTCAGGCGGATGA
- a CDS encoding DUF3140 domain-containing protein, which yields MASDPSGRQRDEIRRDFREAVNMTPAELEKWLATDESKAVGQHKDGGESVGHASGRRIVTLLRTAKDDLDDDDLGHMRKVTGYVHRHMAQRPAGDTSGSTWRYSLMNWGHDPEK from the coding sequence ATGGCCTCGGACCCCAGCGGTCGGCAGCGCGACGAGATCCGCCGCGACTTCCGGGAGGCGGTCAACATGACGCCCGCCGAGCTGGAGAAGTGGCTCGCGACCGACGAGTCCAAGGCGGTCGGGCAGCACAAGGACGGCGGGGAGAGCGTCGGCCACGCCTCCGGCCGCCGGATCGTGACCCTGCTGCGCACCGCGAAGGACGACCTGGACGACGACGACCTCGGCCACATGCGCAAGGTCACCGGCTACGTGCACCGGCACATGGCCCAGCGCCCCGCGGGCGACACCTCCGGCTCCACCTGGCGGTACTCGCTGATGAACTGGGGCCACGACCCCGAGAAGTGA
- a CDS encoding MarR family winged helix-turn-helix transcriptional regulator, translated as MPTDLPTDPHAEPGPWREGMPHLLWRAQQAAQRRLQESLEDLGVTTTQLALAANIQDYGPLSAADLARALRLTPQSVTTAMNQLVEHGWLTRRPHPVHKRVVLFDLTPESAESLREGRLRAAELGDRMSRALAGDDTGAFLGQLRRIRDELEGDDPPVAPLWPERVDAQNRRT; from the coding sequence ATGCCGACCGACTTGCCGACGGACCCGCACGCCGAGCCGGGCCCCTGGCGCGAGGGAATGCCGCATCTGCTGTGGCGGGCGCAGCAGGCGGCGCAGCGGCGGCTGCAGGAGTCGCTGGAGGATCTGGGGGTGACCACCACGCAGCTCGCCCTCGCGGCCAACATCCAGGACTACGGCCCGCTGTCCGCCGCCGACCTGGCCCGCGCGCTGCGCCTGACCCCGCAGAGCGTGACCACGGCGATGAACCAGCTCGTCGAGCACGGCTGGCTCACCCGCCGCCCCCACCCGGTGCACAAGCGCGTCGTGCTCTTCGACCTGACCCCGGAGAGCGCCGAGAGTCTCAGGGAGGGCCGGCTGCGGGCGGCGGAGCTGGGCGACCGGATGAGCCGCGCCCTGGCCGGTGACGACACCGGCGCCTTCCTCGGCCAGTTGCGCCGCATCAGGGACGAGCTGGAGGGCGACGACCCGCCGGTGGCGCCGCTGTGGCCGGAGCGCGTGGACGCCCAGAACCGCCGGACCTGA
- a CDS encoding DUF2945 domain-containing protein, with amino-acid sequence MSKSRKISKGDRVSWRSHGGTAVGTVTRKITDRRRAAGRTVDASPDDPQFEVESEKSGGTAVHKPGALHKEALHKEGDG; translated from the coding sequence ATGTCGAAGAGCAGGAAGATCTCCAAGGGCGACCGCGTGTCGTGGCGGAGCCACGGCGGGACAGCGGTGGGCACGGTGACACGCAAGATCACCGATCGCCGCCGGGCCGCCGGCCGCACCGTGGACGCTTCGCCCGACGATCCCCAGTTCGAGGTGGAGAGCGAGAAGTCGGGCGGCACCGCCGTGCACAAGCCCGGCGCCCTGCACAAGGAAGCCCTGCACAAGGAAGGAGACGGCTGA
- a CDS encoding patatin-like phospholipase family protein, which yields MDDRGHEAAGPAFVLGGGGALGAYEVGMLKALFAAGVRPGLVLGTSVGAINGAAVAAEPSQASVDRLIELWTGLGRAGVFAGSLVGRVSTAVRSRTHLYPPAPLVDLLRTHLRAASIEDLPLPFQCVAASIELAAEHWFDKGPLVPAVLASSAVPGLLPPVALDGGHFVDGGLVNSIPVGRAVALGAREIYVLQVGRIERPLTPPRLPWEVATVAFEIARRHRFARDMADLPPDVTVHVLPSGAGAGEAGGPLSQLRHRAFGQTAERIERAYAASSRYLETALDARNAPDPPDAPDAPGGPA from the coding sequence ATGGACGACCGCGGGCACGAAGCAGCCGGCCCCGCCTTCGTACTGGGCGGCGGCGGCGCGCTGGGAGCGTACGAAGTCGGCATGCTCAAGGCGCTGTTCGCCGCGGGGGTGCGGCCGGGCCTGGTGCTGGGAACCTCCGTCGGCGCGATCAACGGCGCGGCGGTGGCCGCCGAACCCTCGCAGGCGTCCGTGGACCGGCTGATCGAGCTGTGGACCGGCCTGGGCCGGGCCGGGGTGTTCGCGGGATCGCTGGTGGGGCGGGTCTCCACCGCGGTCCGCAGCCGTACCCACCTGTACCCGCCGGCGCCGCTCGTCGACCTGCTCCGCACCCACCTGCGGGCGGCGTCGATCGAGGATCTGCCGCTGCCGTTCCAGTGCGTGGCGGCCAGCATCGAACTGGCCGCGGAGCACTGGTTCGACAAGGGGCCGCTGGTCCCCGCGGTGCTCGCCTCGTCCGCGGTGCCGGGACTGCTGCCGCCGGTCGCCCTGGACGGCGGGCATTTCGTGGACGGCGGCCTGGTCAACAGCATCCCGGTCGGCCGGGCCGTCGCCCTCGGCGCCCGCGAGATCTACGTGTTGCAGGTCGGCAGGATCGAACGGCCGCTGACCCCGCCGAGGCTCCCCTGGGAGGTCGCCACGGTCGCCTTCGAGATCGCCCGCAGGCACCGGTTCGCCCGCGACATGGCCGACCTGCCGCCCGACGTCACCGTCCATGTGCTGCCGAGCGGAGCGGGCGCCGGCGAGGCGGGCGGGCCACTGAGCCAGCTGCGCCACCGCGCGTTCGGACAGACCGCGGAACGCATCGAACGCGCCTACGCCGCGTCCTCGCGCTACCTGGAAACCGCACTCGACGCGCGGAACGCGCCGGACCCGCCGGACGCGCCGGACGCGCCGGGCGGTCCGGCGTGA
- a CDS encoding MFS transporter, whose product MTETTTAGPHRPVADQGGRGATLTTLLACLGVFVAYVPVGGVSVALPTIQRGLRASTSDLQWISDSFVLAMAALILTSGLIGDKYGRKKAYLGGMVLFAVGCAVNLTAHGAAQLWVGQAVSGAGAAALLTSTLALISHAHPDFRTRAKAIAAWATCLGLGMALGPLLTGVILEHASWRWIFLPALVVAAAGLATAVFLLEDSRAPQAPRLDVPGQVTALLGIAALVYAVIEGGSSGWGLGRVVAAFAVAAVSLTAFVLVEQRSDAPMLRMSLFASRAYSGAGVAIVLAMFALVGLIFLLSLFFGQVQGLSALQIAWRFLVPFGLMVLSGPVVARLMNRAAPGLLLVLGLVVTAGGCLALFSVEADSGFVAEALPLVAVGVGFAFVMTPITAIAVGSVPHHLAGMAGAGSNTLRQAGGALGPAVLGAVLTSRQSGALPGHLASSGLSPREQTLVHEQVSRHGAAVVARLGLRPDRTADAGHALALSFTDALHVCLALCGTALLAAAVLVFFLVGIRRPVRPAAGTDTPAPTPATVPRPAAR is encoded by the coding sequence ATGACCGAGACGACGACAGCCGGTCCCCACCGGCCGGTGGCCGACCAGGGCGGGAGGGGCGCCACGCTGACGACCCTCCTGGCCTGCCTGGGGGTCTTCGTGGCGTACGTCCCCGTGGGCGGGGTGTCGGTGGCGCTGCCGACCATCCAGCGGGGACTGCGCGCGTCCACCTCCGACCTGCAGTGGATCAGCGACTCCTTCGTCCTGGCGATGGCGGCGCTGATCCTCACCTCCGGGCTGATCGGCGACAAGTACGGACGGAAGAAGGCGTACCTCGGCGGGATGGTCCTGTTCGCCGTCGGCTGCGCCGTCAACCTCACCGCGCACGGCGCGGCGCAGCTGTGGGTGGGCCAGGCGGTCTCCGGCGCGGGCGCCGCCGCGCTGCTGACCTCGACCCTGGCGCTGATCAGCCACGCCCACCCCGACTTCCGCACCCGGGCGAAGGCGATCGCCGCGTGGGCCACCTGCCTCGGGCTCGGAATGGCGCTCGGGCCGCTGCTGACCGGCGTCATCCTGGAGCACGCGAGCTGGCGGTGGATCTTCCTGCCCGCGCTCGTCGTCGCGGCGGCCGGCCTGGCCACCGCGGTGTTCCTGCTGGAGGACTCCCGCGCGCCGCAGGCCCCCCGGCTCGACGTCCCCGGCCAGGTGACCGCCCTCCTGGGCATAGCGGCGCTGGTCTACGCGGTCATCGAGGGCGGCTCGTCCGGCTGGGGGCTCGGCAGGGTGGTCGCGGCGTTCGCCGTGGCGGCCGTGTCGCTGACGGCGTTCGTGCTGGTCGAGCAGCGCTCCGATGCGCCGATGCTGCGGATGAGCCTGTTCGCCTCGCGCGCCTACTCCGGGGCGGGCGTGGCGATCGTGCTCGCGATGTTCGCGCTGGTCGGCCTGATATTCCTCCTCAGCCTGTTCTTCGGCCAGGTGCAGGGGCTGTCGGCGCTGCAGATCGCCTGGCGGTTCCTGGTGCCCTTCGGACTCATGGTCCTCTCCGGCCCCGTGGTCGCCCGGCTCATGAACCGGGCGGCCCCCGGCCTGCTGCTCGTGCTCGGCCTGGTGGTCACCGCGGGCGGCTGCCTCGCGCTGTTCTCCGTCGAAGCCGACAGCGGCTTCGTCGCCGAGGCGCTGCCGCTGGTCGCGGTCGGCGTCGGGTTCGCCTTCGTGATGACCCCGATCACCGCGATCGCCGTCGGCAGCGTCCCGCACCACCTGGCCGGCATGGCGGGCGCGGGCAGCAACACCCTGCGGCAGGCCGGCGGCGCGCTCGGGCCCGCGGTCCTCGGCGCGGTGCTCACCAGCCGGCAGTCCGGCGCGCTGCCCGGGCACCTCGCCTCCTCCGGCCTGTCCCCGCGCGAGCAGACCCTCGTGCACGAGCAGGTCTCCCGCCACGGTGCGGCCGTCGTCGCCCGCCTCGGCCTGCGGCCGGACCGCACCGCCGACGCCGGGCACGCGCTCGCCCTGTCCTTCACCGACGCGCTGCACGTCTGCCTCGCGCTGTGCGGCACGGCCCTGCTGGCCGCGGCCGTGCTGGTCTTCTTCCTCGTCGGCATCCGCCGCCCGGTCCGGCCCGCGGCCGGAACCGACACGCCGGCGCCGACCCCGGCCACGGTCCCTCGCCCCGCCGCCCGCTGA